A window of Asterias rubens unplaced genomic scaffold, eAstRub1.3, whole genome shotgun sequence contains these coding sequences:
- the LOC117305892 gene encoding LHFPL tetraspan subfamily member 2 protein-like, with translation MSYLIVTCRSLLWMLVSIGIVAMHVFALITPEWLHRQDKSFLSALVSSTPSTTTLNVTQSNGPDSIIFRQSSALGLLTRCSETYSVNPAIVLAADGVANITEDCEWIRNFSELPIWLWKVTVVFYCLGVVILALVGVIAVFSLCFKSICRKSLFTVCGLVQAIAGLIILLGLVMYPAGWGSDAVVELCGSDAAPFQFGSCSLGWSFFVAAAATVLTFACAVLSVQAEIATASDDVQDEILKGKYVICLP, from the exons ATGTCTTACCTAATTGTAACATGCCGCTCTTTGCTGTGGATGCTGGTGAGCATCGGCATCGTAGCGATGCACGTATTTGCTCTCATCACACCAGAATGGCTTCACAGACAAGACAAATCCTTCCTCAGCGCCCTGGTATCGTCGACACCCAGCACCACAACACTAAACGTCACACAGTCCAATGGACCCGATTCAATTATATTCCGGCAGAGCTCAGCACTCGGACTATTAACACGCTGCTCTGAGACTTACTCCGTAAACCCCGCCATCGTGCTGGCAGCGGATGGTGTTGCCAACATCACAGAAGACTGTGAGTGGATCAGAAACTTTTCGGAGCTGCCTATCTGGCTGTGGAAGGTGACGGTTGTCTTCTACTGTCTTGGGGTTGTCATCCTGGCTTTGGTTGGTGTCATAGCGGTGTTCAGCTTGTGCTTTAAGAGTATCTGCAGGAAGAGCCTCTTCACGGTGTGTGGACTTGTACAAGCAATAGCAG GTCTGATTATCCTCCTAGGCCTAGTGATGTACCCAGCAGGCTGGGGTTCGGACGCAGTGGTGGAGCTCTGCGGGTCAGACGCTGCACCCTTCCAGTTTGGCAGCTGCTCCCTCGGATGGTCGTTCTTCGTGGCCGCCGCAGCCACCGTCCTCACGTTTGCGTGTGCGGTGCTCTCCGTCCAAGCGGAGATTGCCACCGCCAGTGATGACGTACAGGACGAGATACTGAAGGGAAAGTATGTCATCTGCCTCCCTTGA